TGTCGGTCCGGACCTGACGTCCGCCCATGCCTTGGGCTCTGACCGGCAAGCCGCCTTTCACCCAATTGCAAATGTCCAGGTTGTGGATGTGTTGTTCGCAAATATGATCGCCGCTTAGCCAATCGAAGAAATACCAGTTGCGAACCTGATACTCCAATTCCGTCATCTGTTCCCGGGGAATCGCATTTTTGGCCGGCGGTCCACCATTCCAAAAGCACCGCATGGCGACGATACGTCCGATTTGGCCGTCATGAATCCGGCGAATTGCTTCCTGGTAGGTCGCTTGATGGTGTCGTTGCAGGCCGACGCCGACTTTCAGCCCCTTTTCCTTTGCCTTGTCACCGGCCGCCAGGATGCGGCGCACTCCGGGCGGATCGGTGGCCAACGGTTTTTCCATAAAGACGTGCTTGCCGGCGTCCACAGCCGCTTCGAAATGCAGCGGGCGATACCCGGGAGGCCCGGTCAGGATGACCAGATCAACATCGCTGTCCATCATGCGTTGATAAGCATCCAAACCGACGAACCGTTGTTCGCCGGGGACTCGCATCGCGCCGCCGAATCCTTCGCCCTTTTCGACCTTTGATTTGCCCGCCTTGCCGCTCGACAACGACATCATGCTGGAATAAAGACGATCCTCGAACGCGTCAGCCATTGCGGTCAATGTGACGTTTTTTCCCGTGGTCATGGCATGAGCCGCCGCCCCGCTGCCGCGACCGCCGCATCCGATCAAACCCACTTTGATTTCATCCGATCCCGCCGCAAACGCCTTCGTCTGAATCGCAGCGGGAACGGTGGCCGCCCCGGCGGCGAGTGTTTTCTTCAAGCACGTGCGGCGATCCAGTTTTGCATTTGATCCAAGCTGGTCCGCGTTCGGTCGCTGATTCATGGTCGGGTCTTCTCACGCCTGTGGAAACAAAGTGGGGAACCCCCGATTGTATGAGCAGCGGACGTCGCCGTGGGGATTCCCCAGTTGGCTCCAGCAGAAATGGACAGCCGACACCAGTTGCACATCAGCCGCGTCACAGGCCGTTGGATTCGCACTGAATCTAGGTCGACTTTTTCTTGCCACGCATGCGTTTGGGCCCGTAATTTTCCATCAGCGTTTCATATCGCTGAACGAACTTCTTGACCGGATAGCGTTTGATGACCTTACCTATCAACGGCAGCGGTAGGTCATCCAGTTTCTTGAACCGGACGCA
The Crateriforma spongiae DNA segment above includes these coding regions:
- a CDS encoding Gfo/Idh/MocA family protein, which produces MNQRPNADQLGSNAKLDRRTCLKKTLAAGAATVPAAIQTKAFAAGSDEIKVGLIGCGGRGSGAAAHAMTTGKNVTLTAMADAFEDRLYSSMMSLSSGKAGKSKVEKGEGFGGAMRVPGEQRFVGLDAYQRMMDSDVDLVILTGPPGYRPLHFEAAVDAGKHVFMEKPLATDPPGVRRILAAGDKAKEKGLKVGVGLQRHHQATYQEAIRRIHDGQIGRIVAMRCFWNGGPPAKNAIPREQMTELEYQVRNWYFFDWLSGDHICEQHIHNLDICNWVKGGLPVRAQGMGGRQVRTDKRFGNIFDHHAVLYFYEDGVPMHSYCRQQLGCMRQVGEIIEGSEGTAELGTSRCKLTAADGTIIWQTPRRRGDDYMSPYLVEWHDLIDAIHGETDYDEVDYGATSTMTAILGRFATYSGKEIGWDEAFASQKVTTTDSVDWKSPAPVQPLADGSYRIPTPGVTKVL